A window of Corallococcus macrosporus DSM 14697 contains these coding sequences:
- a CDS encoding response regulator, with product MRRVLVVSPHAPSRELLRRILDAPELSVSATGDTDDAFSALASRPPALVVVDLRRPDEDHPLFLGLLRKRHPALPVIALVPGRLRVFDGQHERVLEAHGDTAEALHQLLGALKQAVHDVLAQDLLRVLRPPVGRA from the coding sequence ATGCGCCGCGTCCTCGTCGTCAGCCCCCACGCTCCCTCGCGCGAATTGCTGCGGCGCATCCTCGACGCTCCCGAGTTGAGCGTCTCCGCGACCGGCGACACGGACGACGCCTTCTCCGCGCTGGCGTCCAGGCCGCCTGCCCTGGTGGTGGTGGACCTGCGCCGGCCGGACGAGGACCACCCGCTCTTCCTGGGGCTGCTTCGCAAACGTCACCCCGCGCTCCCCGTCATCGCCCTGGTGCCCGGGCGGCTGCGTGTCTTCGACGGGCAACACGAGCGCGTGCTCGAAGCCCACGGCGATACCGCGGAGGCGCTTCACCAGTTGCTCGGGGCGTTGAAGCAGGCCGTGCACGACGTGCTCGCGCAGGACCTGCTCCGGGTGCTGCGCCCGCCCGTGGGACGGGCCTGA
- a CDS encoding DMT family transporter, which produces MRFISLVPMLCGLAVVAQAGLNRRFAGQWGLMSAVLVNMVVATVATFGVYLAVRMVPGLWPEAAAGQGRFGGLTPWHLIPGLCGVIIVLGMPWAMSRLGAVQSALLLMAAQLITSLVWDAMVEGRPATFPRVLGSGVAFLGAAIAVWKG; this is translated from the coding sequence ATGCGTTTCATCTCGCTCGTTCCCATGCTGTGCGGCCTGGCGGTCGTCGCCCAGGCCGGCCTCAACCGTCGCTTCGCGGGCCAGTGGGGCCTGATGAGCGCCGTGCTCGTCAACATGGTGGTGGCCACGGTGGCCACCTTCGGTGTGTACCTCGCCGTGCGCATGGTGCCGGGCCTCTGGCCGGAGGCCGCGGCGGGCCAGGGGCGCTTCGGTGGCCTGACGCCCTGGCACCTGATTCCCGGGCTGTGTGGCGTCATCATCGTCCTGGGCATGCCCTGGGCCATGAGCCGCCTGGGCGCGGTGCAGTCCGCCCTGCTGCTGATGGCGGCGCAGCTCATCACCAGCCTCGTGTGGGACGCGATGGTGGAAGGCCGCCCGGCCACGTTCCCCCGCGTGCTGGGCTCCGGCGTGGCCTTCCTGGGCGCCGCCATCGCCGTCTGGAAGGGCTAG